In Mastacembelus armatus unplaced genomic scaffold, fMasArm1.2, whole genome shotgun sequence, the genomic window ACCTCAAAGTTGTACTCATGtccagtacttgagtaaatgtaccaTGTTCCATCCAGTTGTGCACGTTTACCTGGGCGTCAATAAAAGAGGCacaagaaaatgtaaataaaagcatGTTTCCCTCCACCAGGATCAGGTGTGTAATGATGTGGAAAAGAGACTCCGCCTCCTGGAGGACAGCTGGAGGTCAGGTAGACTGAGTTTACCTGTCCGAAGACGTATGGACACTATGGTACAAGGTAAACAATCTCATGTCAGCATCACCATCGGTCTTTCTATCTGCCTGCGTCAACACTTAGCTGCCTAACTGTTTACCTGTTTCTCTCAGAGTTGCAGGCGGGTCACTGGGACTCAGCTGATGAAATCCATCGCTCTCTGATGGTCGATCATGTGACCGAGGTCAGCCAGTGGATGGTTGGCATCAAACGACTCATCGCTGAGACCCGAAAACTCAGTCCAAAACTCCTAGAACCATTACTGAAATTTGCAGAACCAGTGCAGGACCATGCAGAACCCATCCAGGACCATGCAGAACCCATCCAGGACCACGTAGAACTCATCCAGGACCACGTAGAACCCATCAAAGACGACGAAGAACCAGTCCAGGGCCACAGAGAACCAGTCCAGGATCCAGTCTGTCAGTCCTGACTCTACTAACCTTGCAGGAGTCTTTAGTaggtttcttttctctcttgacAAACTTGGACTCTTTTAACCAGAACCAGGACCAGGTAATGTTAATCCTCACATTCACACTTGCTCAGTGGGTCAAAGGTTAAACCCTAGGAAAATGTTGGTGTGGGGGGTCACTGGGGCCAGGGATTGTCCTGCTGTTCAAATTATAACCCTTCATATCTGGTCTAGATTGTATCTTGACTCTGGACTATCACCTTAAATCTCTGACCTTTAGATTCTGAACTCTGAATTCTGGGCTTAGGTTCCTGGACTCTAGGCTTTGAACTCTGGACTTCTGGACTTTAAACATAAGAACCTTCAGACACCAGACTTCAGATTCAAAACTCTGGAATGTCTCAATTCTGAATTGTGGACTCTGGCTGACCCTGTCAACCACCCTGAACACCCAGTGAGAGCTGAAGAACCACCTGTCACCTAGAACCAGTATCTCTGACACCTGTCTGGATTCTGGACCTTACGGCTGCTGAAAACTTCAGCTCAGAGGTTTTCTCAATACATGTTAATTTTCACAGCTAAAAAATGTTTGAAGTAAGGACATTTGCAATTTTGTGATGTCACGTGACCAGCTCACATGATGTGTTTCCACCAATCACAGCAGGCTCAGTGAGTTCATCAGGAAACAAAGTGTTGTTGGTTTCTGGTCTTTGTGGATCTCATGTGGAAATAAATCTTTCAGTGTTGGTGCGTCTCGTTTCATGTGTTTCATTCTTACGCTTTAGGTGTCAGGAAGAGGGATCACCAGAGTCCTGATCCTAACCACATAGACCCCCTGGTCTAGGATCACCAGCTTGTTCAGACGTgcactgtggctgcagctcGGATGGATTTAAATCTTATTTTGCTGTTGAAGCTTTAATGAAACCCATCAGTCTAATCCTCctcacactgacatgttttcatgtttaaacAGATTTCTGCTGCTCGACTGTAAAACAGACAGACCACATCAGTCTCGCAGAGTTAACATCCTGTGTAGCACATCCGAGTATATGAGTTCATAAATTACATGGTCGGCATGTTCAGAGATCACGTATGTAAACTGTTCCTGAGCAGCAGGAGTCTGCAGGGCTGagaccagcagggggcagcagagaACCTGTACTGGTACCTGACGGATCATGCGCTCGGGTGAGAATGTTTGTGTTGATGTCAGCAATGCTGAAGTttccttcctgttgttgaaattcAGTTCATGGGTGAGTTTCTCAGGCAGAGGCAGGAGAGTGAAACACCTGATCTGAATGCAATAAAAAGCCAGTGGTGCTCACACCTCAGACTCACCTGCTCTGTGGTCAGTTACATGTTTGAGCATGTGATTACTGACGTCGGTTTTCTGTTCAACCACGTGAACATTAGCTGTtctttttcaactcttcatttctctACATCAGACCAATCTTAATTactctgctgtttttatatgACCACAGCAACACAGGGGATCTGGTCTGAAGGTGGAAGCAGTTTTGTCAGTTTGCTGGCAGCAGCGACAGGAGTGTTTCAGACTGAACTCTGCTGACCAACCAGCGCCTCCTCTTCATCCCCAGAGAGGACGGGGAGGAAGCCAAGCAGAAAAGAtgagtgacagaaagagagagagagaaacagaaagaaagaaactcgTCCCTGTGGAGACAAACAAACCTAAAAATAGACGAGAGGTCCATCGCTTCGGCCACGGGACGAAATCTGACTACAGAAGGCAAATGTGTACGACAGCTGAATAATTTGTTCACTGAGTCTTTATTTACCTGATGAGTTCATCAAACAGTGAaactttatttaactttattctGATGGAATATATTCGAATTattctcaaaacaaaaacaagcaacagCAAATGAGAGAAACAGGATCTAAAACTGACCTCATGGTGTCCTGATTATCAGATCAATCACTGAAGTTTGACTAATCAGTTCAATGATGGTTTTTGCTGTTACTGGAGCAGACATGCAGGGTCTCTGAAACCCCACAACTTCTCCAAACAAGCAGTGAATGCAGAAGGACATCTGGATCTGCAGGACTGGTCCTGGTCTGGGTCGCCAGTacaggcagctgtttttgtgtggaaTGAAAACCAGCCAGTCCTGGGTCAGTGTGGACTTGTAGAGGGGCCCCAGGTGCAGACCAGGCAACACTGTGGTTCAGTGTACTGCTAGTAAAACTCTGTAGTTTTTACTTCatttgagagcagtagcagaAAGAAGTATTACTACAAAAGTCCTGACCAAGAGCTGAATTAACTGGGAGGCCTCAGGTCAAAGATTTAGAGGCAACTTCCTGCTGTATTAGTAGATATAGTAGTAGGAGGTATATTTGTAGTATCAGAAGCAgcattaataaaatatgtattactTTAGTAGTAGTGGTACTAATAttagcagtagcagcagtactGCAGTTCAGTTTAGTTCAGTTCTGCTTCTTATTTTCCAGCACAGGATGAAGTTACCATGACgacctgcgtgtgtgtgtgtgtgtgtgtgtgtgtgtgtgtatcctggcatctgattggctggcagAATGGAGTGGGCAGGCGGTGTGTGAAGCGTCACTCAGCCTCTGGCTCAGATcgggacagagacacagagaagctgctctcctccagctctcctcctgctctcctcgggctctcctcctgctctcctcaGGCTCTCCTCCATCCTCTGCTTCTTCTCCACTGTCTTCTCTCCTCCATCCCTGCCAGACACGCCGCTCTGACTCTTGGCCTCCATCGTCTCCAttgtcaccaccaccaccatcctcCTCGGACACAGAGCCCCCTGACCCTCGTCCCACCGGGTCACCATGGCAACGGTCATCTGCACTCGTTTCACCGAGGAGTATCAGCTGTACGAGGAACTGGGCAAGTGAGTATCCTCACCCTCAGCATCATCCTCAGGAAGTACTCCAGCTGTTCTGACTGCAGTACAGTTGTTACTGAGCATCACAGGTTTTCCAAACACATCTTATTATTTGGTGATTATATTATAtagtttgtgtatttaaaatattgatgATGATAAAATGTTGGTGCATCTATCAAGACTTTCGTTTCACAGTTTATCATCTCTCGttatttgatatatttattttaccacTTTACCTATTGtgcttttttaatatttgctttttataaTTTTTCTATTTGTACTTGCTTTGTATtctattattagtagtagtaatagtattCTTATTAATATCTTGAATTATCTTTTTAATTTcctatattttttattacacatattttatatcatttcttTTAGAAATATTACCATTAAATCAcaattatatgttttttttgctgtttttatcttATGTactaatatttaatatatatatacatatgttatagtatttattattttgtatcaTTCATTTTACAagttttacatataaaaatataattacagaattattattaataatattattgcACATTATAGATTACTGATTGGAGGTTTTATCAGTCTGATGGATAAATAGATGAGTGTAACACCTTTCTGACCCCGTCCCACTctccacccacccacacatacacacacacacacacacacacacacacacacacacaatgccagGTTTCTTACATAATGCGATGGTGGGTGGCAGAATGCAGCTTTcataagaaacacagaaagaagcTTCACTGTTCCACAGATGGAAAAGAATTAGAGGAAATCCTTTTTCAGACTTTACCATCAATATCagtattattgattattaactTGATTGTGAGAAACTTATTAAAAACTTATTAAACCCCAAACCTAAAGGAGGGAGTAactggatcctacatttcccataatgcacctgCACACAGTCATTTCATCCTGTGAtgtcacattaaaaatactGTGGCAGAACTTAATAAGAATTCTGTAAAAACGTGTTGTTGTACTGTTGTCCATGCAACTGATTGGTTCCTCCTGTTGTGTTTCCAGGGGGGCATTTTCAGTGGTGCGGCGCTGTGTGAAGGTTCTATCGGGGCAGGAGTATGCTGCCAAGATCATCAACACCAAGAAACTGTCTGCCAGAGGTAAGCACCTCAAAAATGTCACCTGTCCTTCCTCCACCAGCTCGTACAGTCATTTACATAGACACGCCCCCATAGAGTACCAAATATGGGCAACACTTCCTCTGCAGCCTTAATGGGGACTCACTGCTTTGGACACAAGCAGCAGGAGGGAAAAGCAGAACTGAAACCATCAAGAAGCACAGATCCTGTCGCAGCCTGCAGCTGAGGCTCATGGGAATCTAATCTAATGCATCACTGCTGTTTGTCACCTGTCATGAAGCCATGAGCCACTGAGTCTCTGGCTGGAACAGGCCTGAGTCTGTGTTGAGTCCACTACAGGGTCTGGTCTCTGAGACCGATCAGAAATAACTGAAGgcaatttgttttcattagctTTGTATTTGTTGAACATTTGTTGACATTTGTCAGTGACTGATTCCTCCTGAGTGCTGCCACCAGGCGCTCGGTGCTGCATCGAGTCAGGATAGAAAAATAGTCGGCCTGCGGTCTGCAGGTTAGGGCGGGGTTTACCTGTCGACACACCTGGTCAGGACAGGTCTGACCGAGCAGATACATGAAGATGAGTTTACAAAGAGTGTTTGTTCCCGATAAATACTTTAAACTTCTTGTCACAATTTAGTTTAACTGAATATAAAGCACATAAATAACCACTCAGCTAAACTGACTAACATTAAATCcctttattttacctttttctcagatttgatattattttttcattgcaCCTAATTACAGTCAAACCCTATAAATAGATAATAATATGATGTATTATACATGTTTAATCACTGGTTAAATTAACCAGTCAGTACTTGGGGGTGATATTGAAGTGCCCCCTCCCACACAGATAAAACtgacagaaactgaaactgtggatttcatttctgttgatttttttttctccagatcTATTCTGGTTTTGAGATTTCCTCTGGTTGCTTAGcaactgtgtgtgagtgtgtgtgtgtgtgtgtgtgtgtgtgtgtgtgtgtgtgtgtgtgtgtgttgtgtgcgtgcgtgcgtgcgtgcgtgcgtgtgtgtgttcatctcattcagttcagtttgatTCTGCAGAGACTGAAAAAATCTCTGCAGCAAATCAACAAGTCAACACTGTTACATCATTAACATGACATCATCctgtttattattatcaatAACTGATAATAACCTGTCAGTGGTTTGATCGGTTTAAGAAATCAGACGTGCCTCTGATAAATGCTCAATATTACGTGTGTATTGATTAATCTGTATTGATACTTGAATCATCCTTGTTGCCGTCTGAAAGCCAAACACCAACGAAGCCTTTGTCCAGGTCCAGACCAGGTTCagaaatgctgtgtgtgtgtgtgtgtgtgtgtgtgtgtgtgtgtgtgtgtgtgtgtgtgtgtgtgtgtgtgtgtgtgcgcgtgcgtgtgtgtgtgtgcgtgcgtttgtgtgtgtgtgtgtgtgtgagtgtgagctgCACACACTGATTAGCTTCATAATCAATTCTTCTGTCAGTCTTTTACTCATTAGTTGTTTGGTCAGGAAACAGCACCAGAGAAAATGGAGccagtatttttaaaacaacttaGTGACTTTTCTTCAGACTGATTGAAGAACTAACCGTCTGATATTGACCTGAAGGTGTTCCTGCCTGTCAGGTAGACTCTAACCAGccttcattcattatttttaatcaattaCTCAACCAGTTAATCCAGTGAAAAACAACCGTCACCATCAAATCCACTGTGACGTCTGAGAGTCTTCTGTGTGAGAGCAGCTGTTTTTGCTGCGTTGTCAAACACGAAGGTCATTTCTACCTCAATAATAACGAACATGATACCAGCCTGATGTGAACATGAGCTGTTGTATCTGATCCACGAAAATTAAGAGAAAGCTGGACTTTCTTgagatgaaaatgttttcacaccCTCAGAAAGTCCATGTGTTCAGACGCCAAATCACCTCCTCCACATTTTCAGCTCTAATAATCCACAAATTACACAACTGATCATCTCCTGATTTTActtcctgcagctctgctcaTATCTGACACTTCAACTCAGCACTTTACAGACTGAgaggttttgttttcatcttcatATCGCAGACCTGATCCTGGACTCATCATCCTGCAAACCTTTAAAATATCAGGCTGCTGATATTTACGTGTGTTTCTAAGTccgtaatgtgtgtgaatccagaacctggtttagttTTATTCAGTGTCTCCTCAATATTAAAATAGAATTCtattaaatagtaaaaatagTTTGCGAGCAGGCATCAGTTTCCTTGAAAAAACATCTTAATTTTCGTTCTTCATGCCTCTGAGTTGTCGTACGTTAGTTAtcagtaaatatttattatctCCACCGGATCTACAGAAGAAACTATGGCTCCTTTTCTGTCCTTATGAAGGCAAAGACACGATGAGCAGCAGGAACTGGATCCTCAATGTCGTCCTCTGTCCGTCTGTTGTGTGCTTTGGTTCAGGGGATTCTGGACTTGGACTCTGGGGTTTTTCTGTGCTGAGCAGATTCTGTGGGCTCAGCTGGGCTCAGATAGGCTCGGACCTGGTCTTGCTGCTCTGGCTTCAGGAAAGACTTAGTGGTTTTAGAGAAGAACACTAGCCACATTGTCATGCTCCACGAGCTGTCACGTTATTGATACTTTGTTCCATCAATATCCAGGTTATTGATGAGTGACAGCTCAGTGTCATCAAACTCCTTTCAGCCTCATCAATCACCTCCTGATTGTGAAATGTGAGCTGTAACTAAAAATCCACATGATGCAGCCTGTTTATAGCCTTCATGATCAATAGTAGTGATCATTAATCAATACCCGATCAATACACAGTACTTGTCATTAAGTGTAAATACCTCTGATCTTTGTGTGTTGTCAGATCATCAGAAGTTGGACCGCGAGGCTCGAATCTGTCGTTTACTGAAACATCCCAACATCGGTGAGTATTACTAGATGTACTGCAAGTACTACTCCAAACACAGCTACTGATACTGCTGCTAATACTCATATCAGTACTGCTACTAGTAAGTACTAACTCTTGCCTCTTCTGTTTCTAATACTACTTttactagtactactactgtTGCTACCACCAATACTACTATTACAACTGCTTCTGCTTTTACTCttactactaccactactactcCCTCACCTATGTAACTGCTAGTACGACAACTGTAACAGCTGAAACTACTCTTTTTGCTTTGACTTCATGTACTCTTACTGTGGTGTATACTTCTACCACTGTGAGTAGTACTGCACTCTTGTCTGAGAGATTCTACTACTACTGATAATTGTATGTTGTACTACCAATCAGGCTGTTGGGCTCTTGATGAGGTTTAATTAAAAATggatgattatgatgatgaagGTGTAGCTGTTGCTACAGTAACCACAGTCTGCTGACTAATTGATGAGGGGATTTTATCGCCATGGCAACGACAGACAAGGAGTCAGAGGTTTTCCCTCCTCCACACTGATCACTTCATAGTACTCTACAAAACCACACGGTACTGACTGTATACACAACCTTTGCTGTAGTACTCTACAAAAACCACAGTACTGACAGTATACACAACCTTTACTGTAGTACGCTACAAAAACCACAGTACTGACAGTATACACAACCTTTACTGTAGTACGCTACAAAAACCACAGTACTGACAGTATACACAACCTTTACTGTAGTACTCTACAAAAACCACAGTACTGACAGTATACACAACCTTTACTGTAGTACTCTACAAAAACCATATAGTACTGACAGTATACACAACCTTTACTGTAGTACTCTACAAAAACCACAGTACTGACAGTATACACAACCTTTACTGTAGTACTCTACAAAAACCACAGTACTGACAGTATACACAACCTTTACTGTAGTACTCTACAAAAACCATATAGTACTGACAGTATACACAACCTTTACTGTAGTACTCTACAAAAACCACAGTACTGACAGTATACACAACCTTTACTGTAGTACTCTCCAAAAACCATATAGTACTGACAGTATACACAACCTTTATAATGTCCTCAAAGATAAACTACAActacagtgaaatgaaacagacaaaaagctTCAAAAGACACAAAACGACAACACAGTACTACTAAGACATGCGAAATgctgtcagacagacacacaatgactccacacacacagctgtgtagTGAGTGGTCGTCTGGCTCCGTGTGGGTGTATCCTGTGTCGGGGGTGTTTACACATCCACAGGGACCAGTTGTGCCTTCAACTGAC contains:
- the sra1 gene encoding steroid receptor RNA activator 1; amino-acid sequence: MEDMYIKPGNQERGWNDPPQFSYSLQKAHGPQRNLLNKRAAPPASGTGGLPPIPPSSNPLAPPPCGLAPPPLHRGPPPPGCMTMPPLPQGSSHKEADSGQSESEPAVEGVVLVLNQALASCRQTVKDQVCNDVEKRLRLLEDSWRSGRLSLPVRRRMDTMVQELQAGHWDSADEIHRSLMVDHVTEVSQWMVGIKRLIAETRKLSPKLLEPLLKFAEPVQDHAEPIQDHAEPIQDHVELIQDHVEPIKDDEEPVQGHREPVQDPVCQS